A window of the Sardina pilchardus chromosome 21, fSarPil1.1, whole genome shotgun sequence genome harbors these coding sequences:
- the nexmifb gene encoding neurite extension and migration factor has protein sequence MEPTAAISVLGEDCLLPQSRSCLGCFIETKDGAITPSDAEPGVSLKMADACRGEYDGCPIADIGMQCMSSGEAPGYGDQLLSDQLLSFPLPKPLPADKKGDDRATDSDDADDPATKNLYDGLLLDKCNGEEVLLANTTQDWGYIESFISESKIELLDLCSKNDLSVNLFSEEDVDNYMFDDDDDDSTLSSDVCSLKIRYESFQDNMREKTNVLQEETQFNFFPSVLVNCPKKEDGAGRRGTKELPRSPKMDYFVDSSDSAEDSGDYSDDSSCTGSSVEAFPDGKPKRQPGRKGGGGSSHHLNYGLRAKRKVRYSDDYLYDVDSIESERSAAEKRDKQAPGQKEERDDDWCPKKRRKSSRKEPPVIIKYIIINRFKGEKHMSVKLFKTDPAVTTVSLDTDAMSKYEKLAPLKHFWQEQQREREEQLKLALRDKPNFHPNGRHRPFSSRPPKRKYKFANRFRIQRIQTVEQSPTRQGSSASVREEGGGGTKDGAVPVGIPLPLSASGRTGALDTGDIAYAATPKSRSQQQREERRIGNKIVRIRKFKSEARLQSRKLQRAAGEQQHAIDSSAGAEGAESTSAQAPHRLVEGQALDAGDAFTFTPSDLCTPTANDKPAPPPAVSEAVGDSGVAVIPGGYLQTLLDGSDSSSSASISYFPQQASQQTYPVLGLSVEEKQFTSLQLAQSCVLSPPSESELQQSPQSCPSFTQMWPSQLCHGQQFAPDMPETAILPDGFPKTLPVSVSVSVSAEDMTAVTGYGQVSLEGDQVLYEKNYLGEQTMVPADGDFQVCQVPCVDGQQLQFQRGTLNTDHGRLTSFDSMGSLSVASSTYSSMSMKSCEQEGTGGGGGGGGGGGGGGGGGNEEDASGETFLAHCSPKVVIQQSVEAITPLRESTDLLDISNFTPDKFRHASLSELSPPETPNLSPQVKGREMKMAGGKTLEYQDVGDDMSWNCNMMEQSEHVAAASYAGDNHQFQMHIFNNANGAAGGIVPGDKETGVADFDAQAGAAVGTKGTKSKKRNGGKQAAGEGTKKVRAPKAAKADKVKAPRQNSRSSKKLKAHLEEKAGKGKAGTSNQAPGGDWPGVSWPDGNGHGNVDDQREFEEPSNILSNIVSGMAEVQRFMMASIEPLWGPTSSVCVAPDANSLKLKTLKILAGTTPDPKKKGAAGAGGGKGRKAGGKGAKNQAKFNPFFPQLALGCNMFDKPNLCIPGINGPAHKKMYRHKTSAKFPRIENIKGKRADREPSKDIALMASFEKLR, from the exons ATGGAGCCCACCGCGGCCATCTCTGTCCTGGGGGAGGACTGCCTCCTGCCTCAGAGCCGCTCCTGTCTCGGCTGCTTCATCGAGACGAAGGACGGCGCCATCACCCCCTCCGACGCCGAGCCCGGGGTCAGCCTCAAGATGGCCGACGCCTGCCGGGGCGAGTACGACGGCTGCCCCATCGCGGACATCGGCATGCAGTGCATGAGCAGCGGCGAGGCGCCCGGCTACGGCGACCAGCTGCTCTCCGACCAGCTGCTGAGCTTCCCGTTGCCCAAGCCGCTGCCCGCCGACAAAAAGGGCGACGACAGGGCGACGGACAGCGACGACGCGGACGACCCGGCGACCAAGAACCTGTACGACGGCCTGCTCCTGGACAAGTGCAACGGGGAGGAGGTGCTCCTGGCCAACACCACCCAGGACTGGGGCTACATCGAGTCCTTCATCAGCGAGAGCAAGATCGAGCTGCTGGACCTGTGCTCCAAGAACGACCTGTCCGTCAACCTCTTCTCCGAGGAGGACGTGGACAACTACATGttcgacgacgacgacgacgactcgACGCTGAGCAGCGACGTGTGCTCCCTGAAGATCCGCTACGAGTCCTTCCAGGACAACATGCGCGAGAAGACCAACGTGCTCCAGGAGGAGACCCAGTTCAACTTCTTCCCCAGCGTCCTCGTCAACTGCCCCAAAAAGGAGGACGGCGCCGGGAGGAGAGGGACCAAGGAGCTCCCTCGAAG CCCCAAAATGGATTACTTTGTGGACTCCAGCGACTCGGCGGAGGATTCGGGGGATTACAGCGACGACAGCTCCTGCACCGGCTCCTCGGTGGAAGCGTTCCCGGACGGAAAGCCCAAGCGGCAGCCGGGACGGAAGGGCGGCGGCGGCTCGTCCCACCACCTGAACTACGGGCTGAGGGCCAAGCGAAAAGTGCGCTACAGCGACGACTACCTGTACGACGTGGACTCCATCGAGAGCGAGAGGAGCGCCGCCGAGAAGCGCGACAAGCAGGCGCCGGGCCAAAAGGAGGAACGGGACGACGACTGGTGCCCCAAAAAGCGGCGGAAGTCGTCCCGCAAAGAGCCGCCCGTCATCATCAAGtacatcatcatcaacaggtTTAAGGGAGAAAAGCACATGTCCGTTAAGCTGTTCAAAACCGACCCAGCAGTCACGACTGTGAGCTTAGACACAGACGCAATGAGCAAATATGAAAAGCTGGCTCCTCTGAAGCATTTCTGGCAGGAGCaacagagggagcgagaggagcAGCTTAAGCTGGCTCTGCGAGATAAACCCAATTTCCATCCAAACGGTCGCCACCGACCCTTTAGTTCCCGTCCCCCGAAGAGGAAATACAAGTTTGCAAACAGATTTAGGATTCAGAGGATTCAAACTGTGGAGCAATCTCCCACGAGGCAGGGTTCCTCAGCCTCTGTGAGGGAAGAGGGCGGCGGCGGCACGAAAGACGGTGCCGTGCCGGTAGGAATCCCATTACCGCTTTCGGCGTCGGGCCGCACGGGCGCATTAGACACCGGCGACATCGCGTACGCCGCCACGCCGAAGAGCCGATCTCAGCAGcagcgggaggagaggaggattggCAACAAAATCGTGCGCATCCGCAAATTCAAAAGCGAGGCCAGGCTGCAGAGCCGGAAACTGCAGCGGGCGGCGGGAG AGCAGCAGCACGCCATCGACTCCTCCGCGGGCGCCGAGGGAGCGGAGTCGACCTCCGCACAGGCCCCACACCGACTAGTGGAGGGCCAGGCCTTGGACGCAGGCGACGCGTTCACTTTCACGCCCTCCGACCTCTGCACCCCGACGGCCAACGACAAACCCGCTCCCCCCCCTGCCGTTTCCGAGGCGGTGGGTGACAGCGGCGTGGCCGTCATCCCGGGAGGTTACCTCCAGACGCTCCTCGACGGCTCCGATTCCTCCAgcagcgccagcatcagctaCTTCCCGCAGCAGGCGTCCCAGCAGACGTACCCGGTGCTGGGCCTGTCGGTGGAGGAGAAGCAGTTCACCTCCCTGCAGCTGGCCCAGAGCTGCGTCCTCTCGCCGCCCTCCGAGTCGGAGCTCCAGCAGTCGCCCCAGAGCTGCCCCAGCTTCACCCAGATGTGGCCGTCCCAGCTGTGCCACGGTCAGCAGTTCGCGCCGGACATGCCCGAGACCGCCATCCTGCCCGACGGCTTCCCCAAGACCCTGCcggtgtccgtgtccgtgtccgtgtccgccGAAGACATGACCGCCGTGACTGGCTACGGCCAGGTGAGCCTGGAAGGCGACCAAGTGCTCTACGAGAAGAACTACCTGGGCGAGCAGACGATGGTGCCCGCGGACGGCGACTTCCAGGTGTGCCAGGTGCCATGCGTGGACGGGCAGCAGCTGCAGTTCCAGCGAGGGACGCTCAACACCGACCACGGGCGGCTCACCAGCTTCGACTCCATGGGCTCTCTGTCCGTGGCCTCCAGCACCTACAGCTCCATGAGCATGAAGTCGTGCGAGCAGGAGGGCAccggcggaggcggcggcggaggaggaggaggaggaggaggaggaggagggggcaacGAGGAGGACGCGTCGGGCGAGACCTTCCTGGCCCACTGCAGCCCCAAGGTGGTCATCCAGCAGAGCGTGGAGGCCATCACGCCCCTGCGGGAGTCCACCGACCTGCTGGACATCTCCAACTTCACCCCGGACAAGTTCCGCCACGCGTCCCTGTCCGAGCTCTCCCCGCCCGAAACGCCCAACCTCTCCCCGCAGGTGAAGGGCCGAGAGATGAAGATGGCCGGCGGGAAAACACTCGAGTACCAGGATGTGGGCGACGACATGTCGTGGAACTGCAACATGATGGAGCAGTCGGAGCACGTGGCAGCTGCCTCTTACGCGGGCGACAACCATCAGTTCCAGATGCACATTTTTAACAACGCCAACGGAGCCGCCGGTGGCATCGTGCCGGGCGACAAAGAAACGGGCGTGGCGGATTTCGACGCACAAGCTGGGGCGGCGGTGGGCACAAAGGGCACAAAGTCGAAGAAGAGAAACGGCGGCAAGCAAGCAGCGGGCGAAGGGACGAAGAAAGTCCGCGCGCCGAAAGCCGCCAAGGCGGACAAGGTCAAAGCGCCGCGTCAGAACTCACGGTCGTCCAAAAAGCTCAAAGCCCACCTGGAGGAGAAGGCCGGGAAGGGGAAAGCGGGCACATCAAATCAGGCGCCCGGGGGGGACTGGCCCGGCGTCAGCTGGCCGGACGGAAACGGTCACGGCAACGTCGACGACCAGCGCGAGTTCGAAGAGCCGTCCAACATCCTGTCCAACATCGTGTCGGGCATGGCCGAGGTCCAGCGGTTCATGATGGCCTCCATCGAGCCGCTGTGGGGGCCCACGTCCAGCGTGTGTGTCGCCCCAGATGCCAACAGCCTCAAGCTGAAGACCCTCAAGATCCTGGCCGGCACGACCCCTGACCCTAAGAAGAAGGGAGCAGCGGGGGCCGGGGGTGGCAAGGGCCGAAAGGCCGGGGGCAAGGGGGCCAAAAACCAGGCCAAATTTAACCCCTTCTTTCCTCAGCTTGCCCTGGGCTGCAACATGTTCGATAAACCCAACCTCTGCATACCTGGTATCAACGGACCAGCGCACAAAAAGATGTACCGTCACAAAACCAGTGCAAAGTTCCCACGCATCGAGAACATTAAAGGGAAGCGAGCCGATCGAGAGCCCAGTAAGGACATAGCACTGATGGCCTCTTTTGAAAAGCTGAGGTAA